The window AAAAGTTAGACTTACAACATCTGGTACAGAAGCTACAATGTCTGCTGTAAGACTTGCAAGAGCTTATACTAACAGAAATAAAATAGTAAAATTTGAAGGATGTTATCACGGTCACTCAGATGCATTACTAGTTAAATCTGGATCTGGACTTTTAACTGATGGATACCAGGATAGTAACGGAATTACTGAGGGAGTATTAAAAGATACTGTAACGGTACCTTTTGGAGATATAAAAAAATTAAGAGAAGTTCTAGAAACAAAAGAGATGGCTTGCCTAATTATGGAACCTGTTCCAGCAAATATGGGAGTTATCCATCCAGATGTAAACTTCTTAAAAGAGGTAAGAGAACTTTGTACTCAAACTGGAACACTTCTAATATTTGACGAAGTAATTTCAGGATTCAGATTAGCTCTAGGTGGAGCTCAGGAATACTTTGGAATCACACCTGATATGACTACACTTGGTAAGATTATAGGTGGAGGATACCCAGTTGGAGCTTTTGGTGGAAGTGCTAAAATAATGGATCTTGTAGCTCCAGTAGGAAGAGTATATCACGCTGGTACATTATCAGGAAACCCTGTATCTGTAAGAGCTGGATATGAAACTATCAACTATTTATACAACCACAAAGATGAAGTATACAAAACACTTGCTGAAAAAGTAGATTATATAGTAACAA of the Fusobacterium sp. DD2 genome contains:
- the hemL gene encoding glutamate-1-semialdehyde 2,1-aminomutase, producing MNHEISTEIFKKAEKYIPGGVNSPVRAFKSVNRKAPIFACKGKGARVWDEDGNEYIDFICSWGPMILGHNAEVVMNGVREAIEHGSSFGLPTKMEVELAQLITKCCPSIEKVRLTTSGTEATMSAVRLARAYTNRNKIVKFEGCYHGHSDALLVKSGSGLLTDGYQDSNGITEGVLKDTVTVPFGDIKKLREVLETKEMACLIMEPVPANMGVIHPDVNFLKEVRELCTQTGTLLIFDEVISGFRLALGGAQEYFGITPDMTTLGKIIGGGYPVGAFGGSAKIMDLVAPVGRVYHAGTLSGNPVSVRAGYETINYLYNHKDEVYKTLAEKVDYIVTRARKSAAKHGAPVVINSIGSLFTIFFTDRKEVKNLEDSLSSDTENFAIYFNTMLENGIICPPSQFEAHFLSMAHTQADLDRALEVMDMAFEKIGARVNAK